Genomic DNA from Lactuca sativa cultivar Salinas chromosome 8, Lsat_Salinas_v11, whole genome shotgun sequence:
ATCATCTTTCACCTCATGAGACCTCACAATTAAAtctttaaaataaacaaaaactcAATGGTTAAAATTTGAaactttaataattaaaaaaaaaaaaaaaaaaaaaaaatccattatgattaattaattaccAAGATTATTATCCTTCAAGAATCTTTTTGTCACATCTCCACCAAAAGAAAGACCTACACCACGTTTGCTAGGTCCTCTTCCAGGATCAGATTGTGGATCACTCCATAGTAGTTCACACATTAACCCTGATAATAAACATCAGATTtataatagcaatctactttctaTCATTTGActataatagcatcctactttcatttcttcttattataaaataattttaaaaaaaaatacaatgctataattacTCAAACTACAATGCATAAATTATTTCTTGTATTTACCTTCTTCAGGGGGCTCACAAAACCGATTGATTGCTTTGATTTGAGAGAGTTTGACCCCATCAgtgctaaaaagtcctccatgaACAAcaaatattttgttatttataACATGAGCTAATGGTAAATAGCAAAAAACTTGAGCAAAAAGTTCCACAAATTTATCAGTCAACTTTGATTTGACCTCCCCCTCAAACCCATAAATCTTGTTCATGCTCTTGCTTTCGTGATTTCCACGGGAAAGATATATggctgaaaacatttaaaataaataaataaataaatgattatAGTGTTTAATAGCAATAAAGATACATGATCAAAATCAATTACCTGATTGAGACATACACTTGAATGCAAAAAGTGTAAGAATAACCTCAACAGAGAAAGACCCTCGATCAACAAAATCACCATTAAACAAATATGGATTTTCATCGGAGGGAAGACCATTGAGCTCAAAGATGTTTAGCAAATCAAAAAACTGCATTTAATGAAGGTGGGCCCCATCCCCatcagaaaagaaaaagaaaaatcaaactGTTAAAGAAAATGGAGTGTTTCTTTCTGACTTGATACATAAAGAACAACTTAATAGGGAAAGCCAGGGATGTAAGATTGTAAGTCCTTTCATTTTACAAATTTGCCCTTGTTTATATTTACCTGACCATGTATATCACCACAAACTGTGAAGTGCTTTCCATCTGGAACTTTTACATCAACAAGAGAAGGCAAAGCCATTAGAATTTCCCTTGTTTGCATGACAATCTGAAAAGCATACCTAAAACAACAACATTAAGATATTGAATTGAtagtaataaaaaattaaatattttgatAAGAAGTATATACCTTTTATGTAAGGATTTCTGATTCTTGAATTCATGCATCATTTTCTTGATGAATTCTAGAGTTACTACATCTCCCTCTATTCTTGCACCACCATATTGTGGCTCCACATCTTGAGTTTAAACAACAAAATCATAAAGAGAAAGTCTTCATGTAAAGTTGATTGTAAGACTTTTATTTGAATTTGGAAAAAAATACAATGATTTTAATGCTGCTGAAAAAAACAGAGGGAACTTAAAACAACTAAATGAGTCACAAAAAGATCATTGAAATAATGATACCTATAGTACGAAAATCGATAGATTCAGCTACTGAATGTTGTTCAGAACTAGGTGTAGCAATTGCTTCTTCAAACTTGAGCTTCATAACAGCTTTTTCACATTCCTTCAGTTTCTTAGAAGCATCAGGATCATTCGGACATATTCTTTTCACCTAATTCCATATAAATGTAAAGCAAACCATCAGTGTCAATGATCAAGTGAGAATAATTTAACAATTAACACTCTTAACGAAATGATTAAATCATGGAAATCAATACAATTACAAACCTGTTGAAAATCCTTGAGTGCTTCTTTAAACTTTCCCATTGCAAGATATGCAGCACCACGACGATAATAACCCTAAATTTTTATGCACATTTCATCAAGAAAAAGCAATATATTCATAACGTAGAATTCTAAGAAAGGAAGAATCAAGATAATTAAGTTGAAGAACATGCCTTTGAGTACTTGGGATCAATCTCAACAGCCTTAGATGCATCGTGTATTGCACTACCATATTCCTCCAACTTGGTATGAGCTAGGGCTCGATTCGCCAGATACACAGCATTTTCACTATTTAGTTCGATTGCTTGTGTATATAAATCAATTGCCTGAGAATATTTATGAGCTGACAAACCAATCTTTCATGAATCAGAAAATTTACAGGGAAAAACAAAACCATCAAGGTATTACAACCTAACAAACGGACTGATACTAATCGAAGTAACCATTGGTAACGAAACAGACTTCAGAATTTACCAATTTGACGTTCCTAATGGTCAATATGTGCAAACAGTCTTTAAAAGTTTCGCTGAACCATAATAGGGATCTTTTTGGGACGAAGGGATAGATAACTACGATTACACATATTTGAATAAGCATATTACTGGCGTTTAGTACAATAGAGAGTGGGTTATTTGAAGGAACAAAGGTGTAAGAACGTAAAGAATACCTTTGAAAGCTTCATTCGCTTGGAGTTTAATTTGTTCTGCCTTCGAGACGTCTGAATTTTCAGCAGCCATGGATGGCATAATCGAACAGAGAACAAGCTCTCTAAGAACTGTTCGCTTTTTGCGTAGCACGGAGATTGAGATGCATTTGCAGCTTCACCCCAACACTGTTTTGGAGGTTAGAaaagaaaatattatttttaataataacaatagtaataataataatataataataataaattactgaaatcgttgACGGGGTTTGGTCAAAATAACTCAAACCGTTTGGTTCTTAACTTTTATTTTGTATTCGGATAGTCTCTATATTATGTTTTTATTGCGGTGTTGGTCCCTACTATGTCTAAAAAGACTAAATTGtccttattaattatttttatttatggtttatttatttatttttaaataaaactatttataaaataaaaaaaataatatgtaTATCCCAATCTCTTCACCTTTATATCCCTCGGTCGGTTTTAGAGAAATGAACACCCAACCTCTACTGCCATTGCTTTAATACTGCCACTGCTTTAACGTCAGATCCGCTCACCACCGCCTGTAACCAAGTGCCTCTTCTGTTGAAATCCACCCTACCCTTTATCTTTTAATCCTTGAGTTCTACATCCCCTTCATCTTGTCTTTAAAGCCACTACCTCCCACCGCCTCTACCCCTCTCATTGGTAGAATCTACCTCTCTCAGTCCTTCCTCGCCCCTAACCCAGATGCAATTTGGTTTCATCTCGGTGCACTGCATCTACTCCCTCATCACCGTCTCCATTTTTTTGGTTTTAAAGGTCAATTGAAATTATTATTTTCTTCCTTCTTCACCTGGTCAATTAAAACCACATGCAATCTCTAATTTAgggtttgtgttttttttttttctaattatagCTGAGCAATCTAATTTTGGGATTTTGGATTCGAACAATCTGATTTTGCCCCAATTCTAattagatttagggtttgtgtTTTTTCTAGATTGTTTTCATACatgttttgtgttttttatgGATTGTTTGCATCAAAGTTAGGGTTTAAGCATCTACAATTGGTTTGTTTTAATTTGGTTGGTTAATGGTAGTTGATAGTTGTGGTGTTTGGTGGTGGTAGTTACCGATTCTTTTAATCGTGGTGGTTGTAGTGGGGTTTTTAGGTTACAATAGCATTATACTTGCGGAATTTCACATAACACTTATgagtacatgcaacctaaaaatTTCTATGGCTTTCACtattaataacaacatactttatgaaacaaaactaaaacccTAATAGTAATcgaaaatcataaataaaaaacaatatattttGTTAAATCGAATTAAGCTAATTAATCTCTTTGAAGTCTCCTTGGAAAACTAGCTCCAATTGTGTGGTAGGCTCTAATATGTCATGCCTAAAAACCCAGGAAACGTTAGGATAGAATATAGGAGAGATGGGAAGAGAAATTTTGATTTCTATATGGGAGGAGGTAGGATCATATTTCCCAAGGACTTAGGGTCTTTTATATAGCTGCCAAATAATCTCAGAAACCCTATATATTTTAATCCGATGTATATCTAGTTTCCTTATCTGATTTCGAGGCTTCCAGAATCCTTATAGAAGAGCCCTAGAACCGACCACCTATAGAAGGTTACGGAATTCCTCCTTTATTCAACTACTGGAAAATTGTAGTCCAGTCCCTGTACCtctaattaattatatttaacccagaattaattccaaattaatattgattaattcttaattaactaTTATTATTTCTAAGTAATATATTGATTATATAATACATCAATAAATCATTTATCGCTATCTTATAATCAATCCAAGCTATTACATGGTTATAATGAAACATCCCCAAATTTTCataaattttgaacttttcaaaacaacacgaggatgtgtacggtcacgtcttcaccttgccacgatccactgaagtacctaaaaccttaaaccaaaactgtaagcacgaagcttagtgagtttgagttcccccaaaataccaacacccaaacagataacatatacaaataacaacatgtattTGGTCCACAACTAAAAGACTAAATTACCCCttgagcccacagtatgagtatGGCTTGCCTATCAGGCCCACAAATCATATCTggcttgctcccgagcccacaacataagtctggcttgcccttgGGCCCGCAACTTATGCTTGGCTTGCTCTCTCTTGGACTGGAATACCAGTGAGTAGCCCTCAGTACGATCTTAGCATGCCCTCCctgaccctcagctcatatctggcatactccacgttttgttggctacaacacaaagcaatacaacctcaacccaacccgcacaatatatcaacatataatagataatatCATACACAGATAAATAGACAGTGTCACGGGTAGTCCTgcagatctaccagactaacaTATCAAGACCAACATAAccatactagcatgcatatctattccatactcggCATCTCAACAATATCATGCTATTAACCAAAGTGTCgggcttggtgccttcgacccgaaagtacagtgaagaaaactcacctcgaatacagAAGCTCCCCGAAAGAAAGTCCTTAGTTGCTGCCCTGTCGGCTTCCGAGTTATCAATACCAATCAATACACCTAATTAGAAATTGGTTTCCATGTCATAAttcataatccatacttggggtaaaattaccattttacccctgacccaacatgcaccaaaactaaggcccaaaccaaaagatccacaaaggcccactaatggcccaattttccaaattgggcccaaccccatatgggtcttatcctaagccTATATTTTCCTTAAATCCAAAACAGGTTACCACAAACACCCCTTgggacaaacttggtcaaagacataagtcaaaagtcaaagtcaacggtccaagttgacccaactcaccgagttgtccttcaactcatcgagtttctctATCTGTAACACCTATAAAATTCaaaacaatttaaaacttttttaaaacatttaaaaccattaagttattacaatttgttttcaaaataatttaaacatcaaatatcccaaaatcaaatcatgaaaacataaggaagtgtacgatcacgcctttgctttcCCGTAAtcattagaagtacctgaaacaaaatgaACAACTGTaaacccgaagcttagtgagttcccccaaaataccaacgccatacatatataaccatatcatataaacaaacacatcatgcataatgagccatcagtctgactggaccgcctcacatgccatcagtctatctggatcgctctccgagccatcggcacgtctggaccacctctcagggccttcagcttatccggaccgctcgtcgggccttcggcctgactagtatgCCCTAACCGGGTTTGTAGTCTATCCGGTCTGccccaggtatcttggcctacaacacaaagcaggacctgcctctaCCCAATCccccaaacaaacaaacaaacatgtgtacatacatatcatacgctagctagcAAGTACAAATAGtcatacaaatctaacagatcactaatcatggcaaccatcctataaccaagataccgatctaaccaatcactaacatagcaaccatcctataaccaagatactgatctaactgatcactaacataacaaccatcttataaccaggatactgatctaacggatcactaacataacaaccatcatattaaagggttttagtatactacaacatcctatggtgcacatacaaccctaaatgctttggatctatgttttctctaattatacatgcaatattgtttccaaagcattaagcctacaactatcatacaattgatatAAACAACATGGAATTTAGTTATAGAGTTacatctttgttgtagcttgtagaacttcttgagtttggccttttaagaacttagtgccccaagtgttgcacctcaaatggaatcacaacacacctagaacaAAGGAGACTTTTGAGAGAGTATTTCTTGCACCAAAATCGGCTCATGGAACTCCAAGGATCACTAATGTGTCTAGTAGTcaattttggatgctaaggggcttcttatatagtgtggtaatattagagttacaccatgtaaaccctaatgtgcatgaccttccatattccttaggctccatgggctTAAAaccccatggatcatccatgggttgtaacattggtttaacccaaataaaaatataaaagacaaTTACGACATATGATTGTTTCATTTTATCCAAAATATTAAGAAAAAATATAATGCATCATTTTTGTTTGTTACTATTTACATACATAtaatttaaagtttaaactaaAGTTATCAAGATCATGATCCTAAgtacaatttttttcatttttatttttgatcaAGATTTTAATTACGATCCTACAAATACTCCAATGTCTATTGTTGTAATTTCTATCTAACTAACCATGTAGAAATACAAAAGgcaacaattaaaacatgaaaatgtatacAAAAATTAGAACTTGTAAAGACGATTGACTTTGATATCAAAATGAAGATCATATCAAGAAATGAACATGTACATAAACAAAACAACACTCAACGAGACTTTGAACTTTTTGAgttgtttttgatttttgttttgagttcttccatatttttctttgatttctgAGAGGTTAGGACAAGTTTCATAAGTGGTTGGAGGAAGAAGACAAATTtgaaaaaatggtccctatggtttggcaAAATTCTATAGTTTTGGTCCATAAAAGCTTGTGGTTGGTGTATCAGTGGTCCAATTTTAGATACCTTGTGTGGTTTtggtaggggtgcaaacgagccaagctactcgtgagctactcgagatcggatcgttaaaagctcgactcgaaatcgattttaaccgagcccgagccgagctcgagcttaatattaagctcgtttattaaacgagctcgagctcgagcccatgtcactaagctcgattaagctcgcgagcctaaacgagccttaatataatataatttattattatttttatatattaaaataaaaacatatttcgggattagggatttagggtattagtaaacgagcttcttaacgagctcaagccgagcttaagcttatttagacaCGTCAGACAAAAAACAagccgagcccgagcccgagtcgagcttgtataattatttacgagctcgagccgagctcagtacaagaagctcgaatcgagccgagctcgagctcgagcctcgtataacttaaacgagcccgagccgagcctgaccaggctcagactcggctcggctcgtttgcacccctaggtTTTGGTCCTATGGTTGTCAATTTGTTGTGGTTTTGCTCCATACCCTGCCTAAAATGAcaaatattctttttttttaaatttcttttaattataatttttttttatgttgattGTAAAAATACCTACAAAAATAAACCCACCCACCGAACACACCCCCATATCACATCCTACCCCACCTCTACTTCCacttcatctatctctttttcttcttccatTTTTTTATCGAGTTGCAGGTTTCCAAGAGAATGAGCAACAATTTTGTGATGATGATCTATCACCCTTCTTCTACTTCTATTATGAATCGAGCCCTTCTTCCACAGACCCCACCCCCGTATTTCTCCCAACTGTCGCCATGTGACCCTCCTGCCACTGCCGCCCCTATCTGTTCATCACCACACCGACAATGCTCGTTCTTCAGCTCCAATTTCAACTCTGCAACTGTTGACCCAATTAAGTTGTGGGATGATTTAAGCTTCGATTGTTCTTGAAAATCAAACCTAGAAATTCAATTgttcttgtgtgtgtgtgttaaagagCAACCACCACCTTCTACCACCCTTATACCTCTTTTTTACTGCCACCATCAGGCACCGATTTCCCTTAAAAACACCAATTAACAACCCTCACCATCAACCTCCCGAATCAGCCACCAATCACCACCTACTAGCACCACAAATCAACAATATTTCTCCACACCAACCCACTGTTACCAAACCTTAAACCAACCATAACCACAACCATTTACCTATACGAATCAGTCACCAATCACCGCCATAAACCCACCATTACCGATCCTTTAACACTCTTCTACCCTGTTCATCGCTATTTACACAGTTTCACACCAACAAAACAATGGTGAAAAGAAAGGTTATGATCAAATCGAAAAcatgaagaagaggaaggattaaGCGGGTAATCCAATGTAGAAAAAGAGAAGAGGGTGTGCTTTTGTGCGATTTTGAGAAAGAAGGAGGTAGAGAATAGATTAAGGAAGAAGAGGAGGGGTGTTCATCATTGATACTTTAAAGGCTCCTGCAATCTAATTTTAAGAGGAagctatgatttttattttttggttAGCTTTGATCAAAATTTGAGAACAAGAAGGAGCATTTATTGGGAAGAGTATCATTGAGTGTGAATTGGttttaggtaaaaaaaaaaaaagtctaaaaAGACATCCTATATTGCAATATGGACAtcctaattaattttttaaatatttttattggcTGAAATTGCATTGTTTTTCGGAAAAGCTGATTATAAGTAGTTAATTATTGGTTGACTTTTTAAAAAGTGGTCAATGGGGTGTCCAAGGGGTGTCTTATTAGCAACACCCAAAAAAAATGAGAGCataatactattttttttttgaaattattaaaatagaaaataaaaataaaaacaaagacCAGGATATAATTGTCTTTTTAAGTGTAGAGGGACCAAAACCACTAAAAAGATCCGATTTTGGACCATTGACGCACCATCAAAATTTTTTGAAGCAAAACCATAAAATTTTGCCAACCACAataccatttttgcaattttgtcgagGAAGAAAAAAAAGTTATACAGTTTTTACTTTTACCCTTTTGTCCTTTTACAgtttaaaaattgaaaataaaatagTGGGTAAATGGGTACAAATCAATTGGATAATAACTGAATTCATATTTTGATTTTGATGTAATAGTAGGATCGGATCCTGTTCTTCCTATCTCGATCCCAATCCATGATCTCAAATACGCCTAATACAATGAATAttgtttccaaaaataaaattgtaTCTACTATCGAAATTGGGATCTTGAGAACCTTGGTGTAAACCCCACCTAGATTCTTGTATTAAATTAGGGTGTGCAACCAGTGGCTACAGTCGATGATAAGGTCGGTCTCACTTTCAAACAAGAACGCATTGAGGGTCCTCCACAATGTCAGGGTTTACATTAGAAAAATGGGTTTCTCAAGGCATAGACTCCTATAAGCTCATAAAAGCTTAGAGATGCTCTATTCCTTGGTTCCTCCACACCACATCTCCCATTGCTGTTTCCTCACTAACCCCATCAAGCTTCTCCATTCATCAGATCGCCCTCACTTTCGTCTTCGTCTCTCCAACAAGAGAATTCCCCCATCCCATTTCTCCACCGGCATCTTTTACTCCCTCTCCGCCATAGACAGCCGAGACGAAGAGCAGGACAACAAGGAAAATCATCAAAATCGAGACCTTGACGACTACGACGATGGTGATAGGGCGTTCTTGAATCGATTTTACGATTCCCCTCCCATCTATCTCAATGACACACGGCGGAAGAACGATAGAAGATTGATCATCGGAAACGAAATCAGAGAAAATACAGATAGAATTAGGGGTGAATCGAGTACAGGAAATTTCGCAAACATGTGGTGGGCAGACCTAAAAGCAGCAGTAGGGCAGAGAATCAACGTCGAGGGACTGCTTTTTTCAGTATCGGTAATAACTAGAAACAAGCAGTGGGTGATGCCTCATGTATCAGTCCCTGATATAAGATACATTGATTGGGATGCCTTAAGAAGAAAGGGGTTCGAAGGCGTTGTCTTTG
This window encodes:
- the LOC111902466 gene encoding serine/threonine-protein phosphatase 5 isoform X2; amino-acid sequence: MPSMAAENSDVSKAEQIKLQANEAFKAHKYSQAIDLYTQAIELNSENAVYLANRALAHTKLEEYGSAIHDASKAVEIDPKYSKGYYRRGAAYLAMGKFKEALKDFQQVKRICPNDPDASKKLKECEKAVMKLKFEEAIATPSSEQHSVAESIDFRTIDVEPQYGGARIEGDVVTLEFIKKMMHEFKNQKSLHKRYAFQIVMQTREILMALPSLVDVKVPDGKHFTVCGDIHGQFFDLLNIFELNGLPSDENPYLFNGDFVDRGSFSVEVILTLFAFKCMSQSAIYLSRGNHESKSMNKIYGFEGEVKSKLTDKFVELFAQVFCYLPLAHVINNKIFVVHGGLFSTDGVKLSQIKAINRFCEPPEEGLMCELLWSDPQSDPGRGPSKRGVGLSFGGDVTKRFLKDNNLDLIVRSHEVKDDGYEIEHDGKLITVFSAPNYCDQMGNKGAFIRFEAPVMEPKIVTFSAVTHPDVKPMAYASNFLRMFS
- the LOC111902466 gene encoding serine/threonine-protein phosphatase 5 isoform X3; this encodes MGKFKEALKDFQQVKRICPNDPDASKKLKECEKAVMKLKFEEAIATPSSEQHSVAESIDFRTIDVEPQYGGARIEGDVVTLEFIKKMMHEFKNQKSLHKRYAFQIVMQTREILMALPSLVDVKVPDGKHFTVCGDIHGQFFDLLNIFELNGLPSDENPYLFNGDFVDRGSFSVEVILTLFAFKCMSQSAIYLSRGNHESKSMNKIYGFEGEVKSKLTDKFVELFAQVFCYLPLAHVINNKIFVVHGGLFSTDGVKLSQIKAINRFCEPPEEGLMCELLWSDPQSDPGRGPSKRGVGLSFGGDVTKRFLKDNNLDLIVRSHEVKDDGYEIEHDGKLITVFSAPNYCDQMGNKGAFIRFEAPVMEPKIVTFSAVTHPDVKPMAYASNFLRMFS
- the LOC111902466 gene encoding serine/threonine-protein phosphatase 5 isoform X1, whose protein sequence is MPSMAAENSDVSKAEQIKLQANEAFKVIYPFVPKRSLLWFSETFKDCLHILTIRNVKLAIDLYTQAIELNSENAVYLANRALAHTKLEEYGSAIHDASKAVEIDPKYSKGYYRRGAAYLAMGKFKEALKDFQQVKRICPNDPDASKKLKECEKAVMKLKFEEAIATPSSEQHSVAESIDFRTIDVEPQYGGARIEGDVVTLEFIKKMMHEFKNQKSLHKRYAFQIVMQTREILMALPSLVDVKVPDGKHFTVCGDIHGQFFDLLNIFELNGLPSDENPYLFNGDFVDRGSFSVEVILTLFAFKCMSQSAIYLSRGNHESKSMNKIYGFEGEVKSKLTDKFVELFAQVFCYLPLAHVINNKIFVVHGGLFSTDGVKLSQIKAINRFCEPPEEGLMCELLWSDPQSDPGRGPSKRGVGLSFGGDVTKRFLKDNNLDLIVRSHEVKDDGYEIEHDGKLITVFSAPNYCDQMGNKGAFIRFEAPVMEPKIVTFSAVTHPDVKPMAYASNFLRMFS
- the LOC111902465 gene encoding phosphatidylglycerophosphate phosphatase 1, chloroplastic/mitochondrial — protein: MLYSLVPPHHISHCCFLTNPIKLLHSSDRPHFRLRLSNKRIPPSHFSTGIFYSLSAIDSRDEEQDNKENHQNRDLDDYDDGDRAFLNRFYDSPPIYLNDTRRKNDRRLIIGNEIRENTDRIRGESSTGNFANMWWADLKAAVGQRINVEGLLFSVSVITRNKQWVMPHVSVPDIRYIDWDALRRKGFEGVVFDKDNTLTAPYSLALWGPLASSVESCKSVFGNNIAVFSNSAGLQEYDPDGRKARALEYVIGIRVIRHKMKKPAGSAEEIERHFGCDSSKLIMVGDRPFTDIVYGNRNGFLTILTAPLSLAEEPFIVKQVRKIELALVKRWRRKGLKPANQRLLSDASDCVKELPPV